A single genomic interval of Zobellia nedashkovskayae harbors:
- the gap gene encoding type I glyceraldehyde-3-phosphate dehydrogenase, whose translation MSDLKIGINGFGRIGRLVFRETVRREGVDVVAINDLLDVEHLAYLLKYDSVHGKFEGTVDVKDGHLIVNGKTVRITAERDPKSIKWDAVGAEIVAECTGIFTTLETAQYHIDGGAKKVVISAPSKDAPMFVMGVNHKDVKASNTIVSNASCTTNCLAPMAKVLNDNFGIEEALMTTVHATTATQMTVDGPSRKDWRGGRSAMLNIIPASTGAAKAVTKVIPALEGKLTGMAFRVPTADVSVVDLTVRLEKETSYEEIKKAFKAASEGELKGILGYTEEALVSQDFVSDKRTSIFDAGAGIELNSKFFKLICWYDNEAGFSNKMVDLAQHVASL comes from the coding sequence ATGTCAGATTTAAAAATAGGAATTAACGGATTCGGTCGTATCGGAAGATTAGTCTTCAGAGAAACTGTAAGAAGAGAAGGTGTAGATGTTGTAGCAATCAACGATTTGTTGGATGTTGAGCACTTGGCTTACCTTTTAAAATATGATTCCGTACACGGAAAGTTTGAAGGTACTGTTGATGTAAAAGATGGTCACTTGATCGTTAACGGTAAGACAGTAAGAATTACTGCAGAACGTGATCCTAAAAGTATTAAGTGGGATGCAGTTGGCGCTGAAATAGTAGCTGAATGTACTGGTATTTTCACAACTTTAGAAACAGCGCAATACCATATAGATGGTGGCGCTAAAAAAGTTGTTATATCTGCTCCATCTAAAGATGCACCAATGTTTGTAATGGGTGTTAACCATAAAGATGTGAAAGCTTCTAACACTATCGTTTCTAACGCATCTTGTACTACTAACTGTTTAGCTCCAATGGCTAAGGTATTGAACGATAACTTCGGTATAGAAGAGGCATTGATGACTACAGTTCACGCTACTACTGCAACGCAAATGACTGTTGATGGTCCTTCTAGAAAAGACTGGAGAGGTGGTAGAAGTGCAATGTTAAACATTATACCTGCATCTACTGGTGCAGCTAAAGCGGTAACTAAAGTTATTCCAGCATTAGAAGGAAAACTTACAGGTATGGCTTTTAGAGTGCCAACTGCAGATGTTTCTGTAGTGGATTTAACGGTTCGTCTTGAAAAAGAAACTTCATACGAGGAAATCAAAAAAGCTTTTAAAGCCGCTTCAGAAGGCGAATTGAAAGGTATCTTAGGTTATACTGAAGAAGCTCTTGTTTCTCAGGATTTCGTAAGTGACAAACGTACAAGTATTTTTGATGCCGGTGCCGGTATTGAATTGAACTCTAAGTTTTTCAAATTAATTTGCTGGTATGATAACGAAGCTGGTTTTTCTAACAAAATGGTAGATTTAGCTCAGCACGTTGCTAGTTTGTAA
- a CDS encoding N-acetylglucosamine kinase gives MILIVDSGATKSDWIALDEKGDQLFMTQTLGLSPEVLTREVIEDRLANNFELSKNREKVSRLHFYGAGCGTERMKNFLREIFKEFFPNAKADVKEDTYAAIFSTTQIGSQGIVCILGTGSNCSYYDGHQLFQKVTSLGYIPMDDGSGNFFGRKLIRDYYFHKMPQDLGIKFNKEYDLDADVIKENLYKQPNPNTYLATFARFLVENKDHPYCKGVIDKGFQQFVNNYIMQFELATKVPINFVGSIAHYLRDELIAVLKRNDLIVGVIRQRPIEGLMEFHKKTI, from the coding sequence ATGATTTTAATTGTAGATAGTGGTGCCACCAAATCAGATTGGATTGCCTTGGATGAAAAGGGAGACCAGTTGTTTATGACCCAAACATTAGGTTTGAGTCCTGAGGTGTTGACAAGAGAGGTGATCGAAGATAGATTGGCCAATAATTTTGAGCTTTCAAAAAATAGAGAAAAGGTTTCTAGATTGCATTTTTACGGTGCAGGATGCGGTACGGAACGCATGAAAAACTTTTTGAGAGAAATTTTTAAGGAATTTTTTCCCAATGCAAAAGCAGATGTAAAAGAAGATACGTACGCAGCTATTTTCTCAACTACGCAAATTGGCTCTCAAGGTATTGTATGTATTTTGGGTACGGGTTCTAATTGTAGTTATTACGATGGTCACCAGTTGTTTCAGAAAGTAACCTCTTTGGGTTATATTCCTATGGATGATGGTAGTGGTAATTTTTTTGGCAGAAAGTTGATTAGAGATTACTATTTTCATAAAATGCCTCAAGATTTAGGTATCAAGTTTAATAAAGAATATGATTTGGATGCCGATGTTATAAAAGAAAATTTATACAAGCAGCCTAATCCAAATACCTATCTAGCTACTTTTGCTCGCTTTTTAGTGGAAAACAAAGACCACCCGTATTGTAAAGGGGTAATAGATAAAGGGTTTCAGCAGTTTGTGAACAATTACATCATGCAGTTTGAGTTGGCTACGAAAGTGCCAATCAATTTTGTGGGTAGTATTGCGCATTACCTACGTGATGAGCTTATTGCCGTGCTAAAACGTAATGATTTAATTGTTGGGGTTATTAGACAACGCCCTATAGAGGGTTTGATGGAGTTTCACAAGAAGACCATCTAA
- a CDS encoding RidA family protein translates to MKKIINTPNAPAPIGPYNQAILSGDTLYISGQIPIDPTTGNLIEGDITTETRQSMENLKAILTEAGMTFEHVVKSNIFLNDMNQFSQVNEVYGSYFNSETAPARETVEVANLPKFVNVEISMIAVR, encoded by the coding sequence ATGAAAAAAATAATTAATACCCCAAACGCACCCGCTCCAATAGGTCCTTATAACCAAGCTATTTTAAGTGGAGATACTTTATATATTTCTGGTCAGATACCTATTGACCCTACCACAGGTAATCTTATTGAAGGTGATATAACAACGGAGACGCGCCAATCTATGGAGAACCTAAAAGCCATACTTACGGAAGCCGGTATGACTTTTGAACACGTGGTAAAAAGCAATATTTTTCTAAATGACATGAACCAGTTCTCTCAAGTAAATGAAGTTTATGGCTCCTATTTTAATAGTGAAACAGCTCCTGCTAGAGAAACTGTAGAAGTTGCTAATTTGCCAAAATTCGTAAACGTAGAGATTTCAATGATTGCTGTACGCTAA
- a CDS encoding putative LPS assembly protein LptD: protein MQSNKHFFLLLVLLLVGTFSSLAQEDGLIPLPIKAEKDTIIAPLFPDPAKKDSIAGDSTTLKTKSGKEPLLLDKIKYKAKDHVRLSQKDQKIYLYNEAEIYYQDTELKAGIIIMDYIKNEVYAGRIKDSLGNYTQLPYFKQGDNEIRPDSIRFNFDSQKALIWNSRTEQQAGLGQLGSDAMKVYAEITKKENDSVYFLHEGKLTTSSDTINPDYYIRIRKAKFVPKKKVIAGFSNLYIADVPTPIALPFAYFPLTVGRSAGVMMPTFGNDPDRGYFLQNGGYYVPLSDYADITLTGDFYTNGSYGFRTQSVYTKRYRYRGNVNFRYENLVTSQKGFDDYSNSKVWNIQVSHSQDTKASPNSQFSASVNLGSSSYYQNSLNQVNLPLTQNNNLSSSISYSKTFPAYPSVNMSLTASHSQNTSPEAREDPTIDNIQMTLPTFQASMERIFPFAKKDGIKKGVIQNINFQYDVNARNSLITNDEDFGTAAMFDNALIGAQHRIPISTNFKVAKFFSVTMGGSYEDTWALETYTQRYELGDDGAIGSVVRDTISGFDRYNTYNMSASIGTTVYGTFNFGEDKKIQAIRHVMRPSLSYGYSPSFDQFYDEYLNNDTGDIVQYSRFEGTLNGAPSLGKSNSLSFSLANTLEAKVTDKDSTATEPKKVPILSNFNISTGYNFESDSLKLSPLSINGGTTILDNKMSVNFSAGLDPYAIDNNGSRIEKFNIDNGGSLFRLTRANMNIGYSIDSETFGKKKDDRDKEKEEDTGAYDYVAQSGGRDDDLFGRADNFDDRRSGDDDKEKEGDLENPRYATKIPWNFRLAYSATYSNSARQKEFSSHSLMFSGDIELSPRWKVGGSSGYDFKNKGFTLTQLRFERDLKSFKMNFNWTPFGQYSRWYYFIGIKSSILSDLKWENRSQN, encoded by the coding sequence GAAAGGAGCCTCTTCTCCTTGACAAAATCAAATACAAGGCTAAAGACCACGTGCGCCTTAGTCAAAAAGATCAAAAAATATACCTTTACAACGAAGCCGAAATATACTACCAAGATACCGAATTAAAGGCCGGTATTATTATCATGGATTATATTAAAAATGAGGTTTATGCGGGTAGAATTAAAGATTCTTTAGGCAATTATACCCAACTACCTTATTTTAAACAGGGAGATAATGAGATACGTCCTGATAGTATTCGTTTTAACTTTGATAGCCAAAAAGCACTTATTTGGAATTCCAGAACCGAACAACAAGCAGGTTTAGGGCAATTAGGCAGTGATGCCATGAAAGTATATGCCGAAATCACGAAAAAAGAGAATGACTCCGTTTACTTTTTACATGAAGGAAAGCTAACAACCTCTTCAGACACTATAAATCCGGATTATTACATCCGCATCAGAAAAGCGAAATTTGTTCCAAAAAAGAAAGTAATTGCCGGGTTCAGTAACCTTTACATTGCAGATGTTCCAACACCCATTGCATTACCTTTCGCTTATTTTCCATTAACCGTAGGACGGTCTGCAGGTGTAATGATGCCTACTTTTGGTAACGATCCGGATAGGGGATATTTTTTACAAAACGGAGGTTATTACGTACCCTTATCAGATTATGCAGATATTACGCTTACCGGAGATTTTTATACCAACGGAAGTTATGGTTTTAGAACACAAAGTGTTTACACCAAACGTTATCGCTATAGAGGTAATGTAAACTTTAGATATGAGAACCTGGTTACCAGTCAAAAAGGGTTTGATGATTACAGTAACAGTAAGGTCTGGAATATTCAGGTTTCGCACTCGCAGGATACTAAAGCAAGTCCCAATTCCCAGTTCTCGGCATCGGTAAACTTAGGAAGTAGCTCTTACTACCAGAACTCTTTAAACCAGGTAAACTTACCGCTTACACAAAACAACAACTTATCTTCATCTATTTCGTACTCAAAAACATTTCCTGCGTATCCGTCAGTCAACATGAGTCTTACAGCCAGTCATTCTCAAAATACAAGTCCTGAGGCAAGGGAAGACCCTACTATAGACAATATACAGATGACGCTACCAACTTTTCAGGCTAGTATGGAACGTATATTTCCATTTGCTAAAAAAGACGGTATAAAAAAGGGAGTGATTCAGAACATTAATTTTCAATATGATGTTAATGCTCGTAACTCACTCATCACCAATGATGAAGATTTTGGAACAGCTGCAATGTTCGATAATGCTTTAATAGGTGCTCAACATAGAATTCCAATTAGCACAAATTTTAAGGTAGCTAAATTCTTTAGCGTTACTATGGGTGGTAGTTATGAGGATACATGGGCGCTAGAAACCTACACGCAACGTTATGAATTAGGCGATGACGGAGCTATAGGTTCCGTAGTAAGAGATACAATTTCAGGTTTTGACCGTTACAATACATATAACATGAGTGCCAGCATTGGAACTACCGTTTATGGTACTTTCAACTTTGGAGAAGATAAAAAAATCCAAGCCATACGGCACGTCATGAGACCGTCTTTAAGTTACGGCTACTCCCCATCCTTTGACCAATTCTATGATGAATATCTGAATAATGATACCGGTGACATTGTACAATATAGTCGTTTTGAAGGTACATTAAATGGAGCCCCTAGTTTAGGCAAGAGCAATAGCCTTAGCTTTTCTTTAGCAAACACTTTAGAAGCCAAGGTTACGGATAAGGATTCTACTGCCACAGAACCAAAAAAAGTTCCTATTCTTAGCAACTTTAATATATCAACAGGATATAATTTTGAATCGGATTCTCTAAAATTGAGTCCGCTTAGCATTAACGGAGGAACCACTATTTTGGATAATAAAATGTCCGTCAACTTTTCAGCAGGTTTGGACCCTTATGCTATTGACAACAACGGAAGTAGAATAGAAAAGTTTAATATTGATAATGGAGGGAGCCTTTTTAGGTTGACTCGGGCAAACATGAATATTGGATATTCCATAGATAGCGAAACTTTTGGTAAAAAGAAAGACGACAGAGATAAAGAAAAAGAAGAAGATACCGGCGCTTACGATTATGTAGCCCAGAGTGGTGGTAGAGATGATGACCTTTTTGGTAGAGCTGATAATTTTGATGACCGCCGAAGTGGTGATGACGATAAAGAAAAAGAAGGGGATCTTGAAAATCCACGTTACGCTACTAAGATTCCATGGAATTTCCGGCTGGCTTACTCTGCCACTTATTCTAATTCAGCCCGGCAGAAGGAATTTAGCAGTCATTCTTTAATGTTTTCCGGTGATATTGAACTATCACCTCGTTGGAAAGTGGGTGGCTCTAGTGGTTATGATTTTAAGAACAAAGGATTCACTCTTACACAGTTACGTTTTGAAAGGGATTTGAAAAGCTTTAAGATGAACTTTAACTGGACGCCTTTTGGACAATACTCCAGATGGTATTACTTTATTGGTATAAAAAGTTCTATACTTAGTGATTTGAAGTGGGAAAACCGAAGTCAAAACTAA